In Salvelinus alpinus chromosome 19, SLU_Salpinus.1, whole genome shotgun sequence, the genomic stretch aaatagtaaagtacaaataccccaaaaatgaaattttacttaagtactttacaccattggctgtcatgtgcattttactgaagagtggcttccatctggccactcgaccataaaaggcctgattgttAGAGTGCTGCAGAGCTGGTTGTTCTTCTGAAAGGTtttcacatctccacagaggaactccagagctctgtcagagtgaccatcgggttcttggtcacctccctgaccaaggcccttctcccctgattgctcagtttggccgggcggccagctctaggaagtcttggtggttacaaacttcttccatttaagaatgatgggggccacggttcttggggactttcaatgctgcagaaatgttttggtacccttccccagatctgtgccacgacacaatcctgtctcggagctctacggacaattccttcgacctcatgggttggtttttgctctgacgtaaACTATCAcgtgtgggacattatatagacaggtgtgtttggctttccaaatcatgtccaatcaatttatcACAGTGGAcgcaaatcaagttgtagaaatatctcaaagacgaccaatggaaacaggatgcacctgatctacattgagtctcatagcaaagggtctgaatacttatgtaaataaggtatttgtttattttgtataaatttgcaaagatttctaaaaacctgttttcgctttgtcattatgggcagattgtgtagattgaggggaaaaaaagatttaatacattttagaataaggctataacgtaccaaatgtggaaaaagtcaaggggtctgaatactttccgaatgcaccttAAGAAATGGGTAAATTTACTTCTCTTCCCATCCGATTAGACCAACACTAgataaataaaacagaaatacaaaaAGTATGACAGTTAACACATTTTATTGAGCTCATGTCAAATACACATGGCATAAACATAAAGTGGTAAACACAACAAACAAGGGGGATAGGGTGAGAACAGGATTACCCGGGAAAAACATGATTGAAATGATCAGAGTGTATTGCTTCATGATGTTTTAAATGCACAAAGTCTCTTATGCAAATACAGTGAACACCGGTCTGAGGTGAAATCTAAAGAGTACAAAGAAGTTGTGTCAAAGCCTACACAATACCATCAATTGTAAACCATATGTCACATCGAAATATATGAATAATACCTGCATTTGTATGCAATCCCAGCATAGCTAATTTGTTGGCAAATCAACCTGCAAACATGACTGCATGTGTCATTAGTGGTTTGTCATATGATAGTCTTAAAGTATCGGTCATGACTGACATTGTTGTTGATGATTTGGTGTCGGCTTTAGGGTGGCTCTAATGAACACGATCAAAGCAAAGTTGGATTATTAAGCCTGTGGCAAAGCACCCCACCACAATTCAAACATTGATTGTTATGCATAATATTAGATCAACATGCATCAGAAAGCTGtccattttttttctctttcaGAATAACACTTGATACCAGATTACTTTCAATTTTTCCATTCCTTTTCACATGTCAACAATCCAACAGCAAAATCCCATGTAACATACAAAACAAACCTAGATACCTTATGCATATGCTACACATTTCTAACTAATGGTGTAATCGCATGCCTCCCAGTAATTTACCACCTGGTTTCACCAAGAGTAAATAGATGGTGGTTAATATCATGAGACTTCTGTCATTCCTTAAAGAAAGTAAAACACGTTGTCCACCATAGGCTGTGCCAATAACAGAACATTAGATGGCCTTAGTTTGAGACTTTTGTACTCATAATCTGAATTCACAAGTCAGAATATAAATCTAGGGGTAGATGTGAATTCTACAAGATCTGATAAAAAAATAACGGTACACATGCACCAAGAAGCCAAACGTGCCACCCATCACCCAGAAACAACCTCGGAGGGACAAGTCATGTCAATCACATTTACAGCTCCCATGTAACACTAGACTTAGAACAAATCAAACAACTATAAAACCTAAAAAAAATATCATTTTAAGTTGAGGTAAATTCAGATGCCAGAAAACCGGTATATCCACTGAATAATCACAGCTTCATTCTTAACCACATAGaactttttggttgttttggaaAAAGTTTCATTAAAGCAGAGTGACATGATTGGTAACATACATTGTGATTATCTGGGTAGAGGACCCAGTCAACAAGCACACTGATCAAACCCTCCAGGGAGAGGACAACCGCCAAGAGGGAGTAGAACTAACATTAGGCAGCAGTGATCAAATGACAGGTGTTGAATGACGAAAACATGCTTGACAAGGTTTTGCAGGCAGGCCCGCATTCTGTAGAGGTGACTGAAGATGGGACACTTGGTGAGAACCTAATAATGAGAAGAACTGGCTTTCATTtgttttaaattcttcaagcacaATAAACAAATTGCATAAGAAACCTGGTATAAAGTAGAAACTGTTCAGCAGCAGATTAAAAAAAAGCTAGTTAATTTACAGTAGTGACATATCTTACATCATATTTTTCCAAATAAATAAAACGAAATATACAATTCCAGGTAGGAAATGGAGGGAAATATTTGCTGGTAGGTTTCTCACGTTCATTCTTcgtttgaaaaaaaaaaagtggcTGGCCGACCAAATCCCTTGATTGGCAAAAGAAGGGGTGCAAAAGCCTAGTCTGAACTGACTATTTTCCTTCTGAAGCAATTTCCTTTAGCTAGATGGAAGAGGGGAAAAACATTCAATGTTTTCTACCACAGTCAAGTATGAAACAGAAGagtcaaaactgaacactacaaaataatgATTGCATTCCTTTAAATAACAACAAGAATGAGTAGGTAGGTGAATGTTGCTTACTCACCCTGGAACTTTGCCACTGAGTCTGGGTTCTAGTCAAATGCCATCTCCTGGCTTTTCCGTACACAGCGAGCCACCTTCCTCTTGAATTCACCATTAGGATCCTCCCTCCACTCTTTCTGTGGGACAGGCACAAACTCAATAGCACAGTTGTCATTGTCACTTTGACACAGGTTCTGGACGTACTTGGGTATTGTAACACAgtgttaaataaatgtattattacAACTCACCGCGGCATCCACATTAGCAGGCGAATCACTGTTAGGGTCGGCCAGCATGGAGATGACACTAATCATAATAGTCTCTACAGTGTGGATTGGAAGCCAACGTTCCTCTGGTTTCTCATAGCCAAACTTGTCCTCTCCTGGCTCATGCAGTATTGAGATACATACATCACCATTCTTTGCCACTAAGAGAGATGAAGTCATTATATACACTAGTAAACAGCAAACATGGTAGGGGACACAAATCCTACTCCAATGATTTTAAAAGGTTACAGCTCTAGGTTTAGTAGGGCTCATAATGTGTGACCAGTGTGTTTACCATTAGGATGCCAGATTTCAGTGATGAACTTCATCTTGGGAGGCCGTAGTGGATAATCATAGGGAAAGGTCAGGTATGCCTTGAAAAACCCTCCTTCACTgtaagggagagaacagagaaagcAACGCATTTCACATTgaggtcatttagcagatgctcttatccacagCGACTTACAATTAGCGCATTCATCTcaagatagctgggtgagacaaccacatatcacagtcagtaaagtagttatcagcaaagtcagtgctagtaggactatatacacacactgtacaaaacattaggaacaccttcctaatattgagttgcaccccctttttccctgagaacagtctcaattcatcggggcatggactacaaggtgtcaaaagcgttctacagggatgctggtccaatgcttcccacagttgtgtcaagttggctggatgtcctttgggtggtggactattcttgatacacacgggaaactgttgagcgtgaaaatccccagctgcgttgcagttcttgacactcaagtCCCTAGCATCTActaccatgccccgttcaaaggcactgtcatcttttgtcttgcacattcatcctctgaatggcacacatacacaatccatgtctcaattgtcccaaggattaaaaatccttctttaacctgtctcctcccctttatctacactgattgaagtgattttaacaggtgacatcaataaggaatcatagctttaacctggattcacctggtcagtctgtgtcatggaaagggGGCTGTGGGATTCAtttaagaggtagggtttcagacgttTTCGGAAGGTGGGCAGGGACTCTGCGGTCCTAGCCTCAGAGGGAAGCTGGTTCcaacattggggtgccaggacagagaagagctttgactgggtTGAGCAGGAGCTGACCCTCCGTAGGGGTGGGAcaccaagagaccagaggtggcagagtgctcgggttggggtgtagggtttgagcatagcctggaGGTAGAAAGgagcagttcctcttgctgctcggtaggtaagcaccatggtccTGGAGTGGATgcaagcttcgactggaagccagagTGTGCGGAGGAGCACGGTGACATGGGAAAGTTGAGCACCAGGtaggctgcagcgttctggataagttgcaggggtttcaTGGCACAAGCAGGAAGCCCAGCCAAGAGATACTGTAGCTGCATTAGTCTAGACAGGAGATGACAAGAGCCTGGAATAGGACCGTTGCCGCTTTCTGTGTGAGGAAGGGTCGTACTCCACAgctgttgtagagcatgaacttGCAGGAGCGAGttcagagaatgacagggtgttgttcAGGGTCACGGGAAGGATCTTTGCCCTCTGGGAGGGGGACAATGTGGAGTACTCAACCGTGATGGAAAGGTCGTGAAGCGGGAACGCTTTCCCCGGgaagaagagcagctccgtcAAGGTCAAAGCAGTCATCATCCCCATTTACCCAACAGAGTACATTCAAAGTATGTACTCCTCTTCTTTAGAGAATATCAACCTATGTTCAGACACATTCTCGAATAAATGTCCTAACTTACAAGAGGGTGTCTTGTGGCCCTATGATGACCACCTCCCATTTGTATATATCCTCATCATCTATTAGGCCAGCTGAAAAGCCCTCCACTGGGTTCTTGTTGAGCTCTGAAATAGAAAGACACAAGGTAACAAAATGCAACAACGAACAAAAAGAGACAAAAGGAACAGTGAAAAGTTGTGTagacagaggtagagaaagagagtacCTATTGTCAGCCAACATGTACCCCCCCGGTGCACAAAATTGAACTTCCATTGTCAGACACATGAACATTCTTTCAGCCAACTGCCAAGATAAACATATAGCTATTTACTAAGATACAGAAGAAGATGGAGTTAGTTAATactttgccttcagaaagtattcaaacctcaaactttttccacattttgttgtgttacagacagaatttaaaatgtattaaactgaGATTCtgtgtcattggcctacacacaaaacccataatgtcaaagcagaATTATGTGCAGACATTttttcaaattaataaaaaatgaaaatctgaaatgtcttgagtcaatcagTATTCAAcctatttgttatggcaagcctaaataagttcaggagtaaaaatttgctcaACAAGTAACgtaagttgtatggactcactgtgtgcaatactagtgtttaacatgatttttgaatgtctacctcatctttgtaccccacacatacagataattgtaaggtccctcagtcgagcagtgaatttcaaacaactaaagacaagggaggttttccaatgccttgcaaagaaggcaTCTAtctgtagatgggtaaaaaaaaaagaagcagacattgaatatccctttgagcatggtgaagttattaattacacttggatggtgtataaatacacccagtcactacaaagatacaggtatccttcctaactaatttgccagagaggaagaaacccactcagggatttcaggccaatgttgactttaaaacagagtttaatagctgtgacgggagaaaactgaggatggatcaacaacattgtagttactccacaattctAACTTTAAtgagtgaaaaggaggaagcctgtacagaataaaaatattccaaaacatgcatcctgttttctataagacactaaagtaaaactgcaaaaaaaaaataaaaaataggcatagaaatgaactttatgtcttgaatacaaagagttgtgtttggggcaaatccaacacaacacatcactgagtaccctcttcatattttcaagcatggtggtggctgcatcatgttatgggtatgcctgTCATCAGCAAGGAATAGGGAGTTTTTCTTTTAcaatttaattattattatttttaagtagagctaagcacaggcaaaatcctagaggaaaacctggttgtcagCTTtttaacagacac encodes the following:
- the ube2g1b gene encoding ubiquitin-conjugating enzyme E2G 1b isoform X1; translated protein: MTEQSALLLRKQLAELNKNPVEGFSAGLIDDEDIYKWEVVIIGPQDTLFEGGFFKAYLTFPYDYPLRPPKMKFITEIWHPNVAKNGDVCISILHEPGEDKFGYEKPEERWLPIHTVETIMISVISMLADPNSDSPANVDAASGGRILMVNSRGRWLAVYGKARRWHLTRTQTQWQSSRVLTKCPIFSHLYRMRACLQNLVKHVFVIQHLSFDHCCLMLVLLPLGGCPLPGGFDQCAC
- the ube2g1b gene encoding ubiquitin-conjugating enzyme E2G 1b isoform X2, whose amino-acid sequence is MTEQSALLLRKQLAELNKNPVEGFSAGLIDDEDIYKWEVVIIGPQDTLFEGGFFKAYLTFPYDYPLRPPKMKFITEIWHPNVAKNGDVCISILHEPGEDKFGYEKPEERWLPIHTVETIMISVISMLADPNSDSPANVDAASGGRILMVNSRGRWLAVYGKARRWHLTRTQTQWQSSRLKEIASEGK
- the ube2g1b gene encoding ubiquitin-conjugating enzyme E2G 1b isoform X3, with product MTEQSALLLRKQLAELNKNPVEGFSAGLIDDEDIYKWEVVIIGPQDTLFEGGFFKAYLTFPYDYPLRPPKMKFITEIWHPNVAKNGDVCISILHEPGEDKFGYEKPEERWLPIHTVETIMISVISMLADPNSDSPANVDAAKEWREDPNGEFKRKVARCVRKSQEMAFD